A genomic segment from Polyangium mundeleinium encodes:
- a CDS encoding formylglycine-generating enzyme family protein, with amino-acid sequence MLRRLILAASALGLVAAALGCEGGTEASGGTTGTFVDDAGALTCPDVPGTPPMIALGGWDGRAYCIDTIEVTNAHYAAWLETSPDTSGQRPDCAGNATFVPSSGAPPKNDYPVVNVDFCDAVAFCAAFGKRLCGRITGGPTPYFGHDDPAQSQWHSACTHGGEMPFPYGSTYDPNACNGGDAKYGAPLVAFVLPGCGGGSEGLVDMSGNVWEWEDACIQGDGGVPECRRRGGSFSSSAKYMSCDARSSRPIDAAEDNTGFRCCTGGS; translated from the coding sequence ATGCTGCGCCGATTGATCCTCGCCGCCTCGGCGCTCGGGCTCGTCGCCGCGGCCCTTGGCTGCGAGGGCGGAACGGAAGCGAGCGGCGGGACGACGGGCACGTTCGTCGACGACGCGGGCGCCTTGACGTGCCCGGACGTACCCGGGACGCCGCCCATGATCGCGCTCGGCGGCTGGGACGGCCGGGCGTATTGCATCGACACGATCGAGGTGACGAACGCACATTATGCCGCGTGGCTGGAGACGTCTCCAGACACGAGCGGACAGCGCCCCGATTGCGCCGGGAATGCGACGTTCGTGCCTTCGTCAGGGGCGCCGCCGAAGAACGACTATCCCGTGGTGAATGTCGATTTCTGCGACGCGGTCGCCTTCTGCGCGGCCTTCGGCAAGCGCCTCTGCGGGCGCATCACCGGCGGGCCCACGCCTTATTTCGGGCACGACGACCCCGCGCAGAGCCAGTGGCACAGCGCCTGCACGCACGGCGGTGAGATGCCCTTCCCGTACGGCTCGACCTACGATCCGAATGCGTGCAATGGCGGCGATGCCAAATACGGAGCCCCCCTCGTCGCGTTCGTGCTCCCGGGCTGCGGGGGCGGTTCGGAGGGGCTCGTCGACATGAGCGGCAACGTATGGGAATGGGAAGACGCGTGTATTCAGGGCGACGGCGGCGTCCCCGAATGCCGGCGGCGCGGCGGATCGTTTTCGAGCTCGGCGAAATACATGAGCTGCGACGCGAGGAGCTCTCGGCCCATCGATGCGGCCGAGGACAACACGGGCTTCCGTTGCTGCACGGGGGGCTCGTGA
- a CDS encoding PPC domain-containing protein produces the protein MNRAALPIVLACVAGCGGGGGSLPPHAWATRPAPPPATQGERTNTGSSDAEDDDKSAWRPGRFMTQAVGLVTGAAQRFERQSRFGFDEDASCVLGAFLENGREVSVTRPLRAGVRYVILGGGSDGVEDLDLAVESPEGKVIAADTMDDAQPVVELTPPVDGKYRIRLANARKGEGGGFGVVAIMREGGQSISVRRFVDSFGQTLSNAARASHLVARKMEGSQGLAFHADGEWSFFGTILAEEEGIQTGGLELEAPLSVVLAGADGRTDDINLEVLDVTTNEIAGRDEAEDASPVVALKPTKGHTYKVSVTNVKGRGPSLVAMLILDLDVP, from the coding sequence GTGAACCGGGCCGCCCTTCCGATCGTCCTTGCCTGTGTCGCCGGGTGTGGCGGCGGAGGAGGGAGCCTGCCTCCACACGCATGGGCCACGCGGCCCGCGCCACCTCCCGCGACGCAAGGCGAGCGGACGAACACGGGGTCGAGCGACGCGGAGGACGACGACAAGTCCGCCTGGCGGCCCGGTCGATTCATGACGCAGGCCGTCGGGCTCGTGACGGGCGCCGCGCAACGATTCGAGCGGCAATCACGCTTCGGCTTCGACGAGGACGCCTCCTGCGTGCTCGGCGCATTCCTCGAAAATGGCCGCGAGGTGTCGGTCACGCGCCCGCTCCGGGCCGGGGTGCGTTACGTGATTCTCGGCGGCGGCTCGGACGGCGTCGAGGATCTCGATCTCGCCGTGGAGAGCCCCGAAGGCAAGGTCATCGCGGCCGATACGATGGACGACGCGCAGCCGGTCGTCGAGCTCACGCCGCCCGTGGACGGCAAATACCGCATTCGCCTGGCGAACGCGAGAAAAGGCGAAGGCGGCGGGTTCGGCGTCGTCGCCATCATGCGGGAGGGCGGCCAGTCGATCTCGGTGCGTCGTTTCGTCGACTCGTTCGGCCAGACCCTCTCGAACGCGGCGCGCGCCTCGCACCTCGTCGCGCGGAAGATGGAGGGCTCGCAGGGCCTCGCGTTCCACGCCGACGGCGAGTGGTCGTTCTTCGGGACGATCCTCGCCGAGGAAGAGGGCATCCAGACGGGCGGGCTCGAGCTCGAAGCGCCGCTCAGCGTGGTCCTCGCGGGCGCCGATGGTCGGACCGATGACATCAATCTGGAGGTCCTCGACGTGACGACGAACGAGATCGCCGGCCGCGACGAGGCCGAGGACGCGTCGCCCGTCGTCGCGCTCAAACCCACGAAAGGGCACACGTACAAGGTCTCGGTGACGAACGTGAAGGGCCGTGGGCCCTCGCTCGTGGCGATGCTCATCCTCGACCTCGACGTCCCGTGA
- a CDS encoding SUMF1/EgtB/PvdO family nonheme iron enzyme, whose product MSPLLVSLIRRAAPALLASALAACSSPETSENDVAPGASSLPSPSASAAAPAPGVKEPEPPPAPKVFAPLPPLPEEELYPDTIEEQREALFRRMVSMLHVTDEQMAAVRAIFERSPVLGQGNPKVTKHPMTRKECREARNTAGGFEQDEPACSAPFMTPIYDALAGEKEADARVCIDRYEFPGIPCEHPVTGPTAKEAAELCSAIGKRLCDAHEWEGACAGAVHAPEQEYSFGKARKESKDLHNRDREIVWAYGRGKDHSKCATKSRKTKGCTSSGWKRCGTNTFPAGSFPECKSPFGVYDQHGNVAEHMNLPLRPEEMTSRGGTGQTEMKGSWFIFSDFEAHPDDCRWRAPDWHGTRVTDPNSHGNYHLGFRCCKSVGK is encoded by the coding sequence ATGTCGCCCCTGCTCGTTTCTTTGATCCGCCGCGCCGCTCCGGCGCTCCTCGCCTCGGCCCTCGCCGCGTGCTCGTCCCCCGAGACCAGCGAGAACGACGTCGCCCCAGGCGCCTCGTCGCTCCCCTCCCCGTCCGCTTCGGCCGCCGCGCCTGCGCCGGGCGTCAAGGAGCCCGAGCCGCCGCCCGCGCCGAAGGTATTCGCGCCCCTGCCGCCGCTGCCGGAGGAAGAGCTGTATCCGGACACGATCGAGGAGCAACGTGAGGCGCTCTTCCGGCGCATGGTGTCGATGCTCCACGTCACGGACGAGCAAATGGCGGCGGTGCGCGCCATTTTCGAGCGCTCGCCGGTGCTCGGCCAGGGCAATCCCAAGGTCACGAAACACCCGATGACCCGCAAGGAATGCCGCGAGGCGCGGAACACGGCCGGGGGATTCGAGCAGGACGAACCGGCCTGCAGCGCGCCGTTCATGACGCCAATCTACGACGCGCTCGCGGGCGAAAAGGAGGCGGACGCGCGCGTCTGCATCGATCGGTACGAATTCCCTGGTATCCCGTGCGAGCACCCGGTCACGGGCCCGACCGCAAAGGAGGCGGCCGAGCTCTGCTCGGCAATCGGCAAGCGGCTCTGCGACGCCCACGAATGGGAGGGCGCGTGTGCCGGGGCCGTCCACGCGCCGGAGCAGGAGTATTCGTTCGGCAAGGCGCGCAAAGAATCGAAGGATCTGCACAACCGAGATCGAGAGATCGTCTGGGCGTACGGTCGCGGGAAGGACCATTCGAAGTGCGCGACGAAGAGCCGCAAGACGAAAGGGTGCACGTCGAGCGGATGGAAGCGTTGCGGGACGAACACGTTCCCGGCCGGCTCGTTCCCGGAGTGCAAGAGCCCGTTCGGCGTGTACGATCAGCATGGAAACGTGGCTGAGCACATGAACTTGCCACTCCGCCCCGAAGAGATGACGAGCCGCGGGGGCACGGGACAGACCGAGATGAAAGGGAGCTGGTTCATCTTCTCGGACTTCGAGGCCCACCCGGACGATTGCCGGTGGCGCGCGCCCGACTGGCACGGGACCCGCGTGACGGATCCCAACAGCCACGGCAATTACCATCTCGGTTTCCGTTGCTGCAAATCGGTCGGGAAATGA
- a CDS encoding SDR family oxidoreductase, with product MRIVITGANRGIGLELARRYLERGDHVDAGVRNPETARELVALGKDAGGRLRVFACDVADDTSVRAFAAAIGDVVVDVLINNAGVMGKWLSLADLDFADVTRTFDTNAVGSLRVASALLPHLRRSSVRKVVNMSSRMGSIAENTDGGAYAYRMSKAALNMATKSMSIDLRGEDFTVISLHPDWVKTDMGGPNAPTSVEASVAGIVALVDRLSRADSGGFFHFRGDTIPW from the coding sequence ATGCGCATCGTGATCACTGGAGCGAACCGAGGCATCGGCCTGGAGCTCGCCCGTAGGTATCTGGAGCGGGGCGACCACGTGGACGCCGGCGTCCGAAACCCCGAAACCGCCCGCGAGCTCGTCGCGCTCGGAAAAGACGCGGGCGGGCGGCTGCGCGTCTTCGCCTGCGACGTCGCGGACGATACGAGCGTGCGCGCGTTCGCCGCCGCGATCGGCGACGTGGTGGTGGACGTGCTCATCAACAACGCGGGCGTCATGGGCAAATGGCTCTCGCTCGCGGACCTCGATTTCGCGGACGTGACGCGGACCTTCGATACGAACGCCGTGGGGTCGCTGCGCGTCGCGTCAGCACTGCTCCCGCACCTCCGGCGAAGCTCGGTGCGCAAGGTCGTGAACATGTCGAGCCGCATGGGCTCCATCGCCGAGAACACGGATGGCGGGGCGTACGCCTATCGCATGTCGAAGGCGGCGCTGAACATGGCGACCAAGTCGATGTCCATCGACCTCCGCGGCGAGGATTTCACGGTGATCTCCCTCCACCCCGACTGGGTGAAGACCGATATGGGCGGGCCGAACGCGCCGACGTCCGTCGAGGCGTCGGTGGCCGGCATCGTCGCGCTCGTCGATCGCCTCTCCCGCGCCGATTCGGGCGGCTTCTTTCATTTCCGCGGCGATACGATTCCCTGGTGA